The Bdellovibrio bacteriovorus W nucleotide sequence CGCTGGAGAAAGTGAAATGGAGCTTTCTTTAGATGAACACTTAGACTTCGTAGAAGAGGTATCGACTCAGGAAGGAGCTCCTGTTTCGGCTTCTGAGCCATTATCAATTCCTGCGATGCTTTGTGATGATAAGTTACTTGAAGAAATCAATTCAATTCCAGATAAAATGGGATTTAAGATTGGTGATGTCGCAGATATCTTAGGCATCAAGCAATACGTTCTTCGTTACTGGGAGACAGAGTTTGATATTCTTAAGCCAAAAAAGGCTGCGAATAATCAGCGTATGTACACTCGCAAAGACGTAGAAAATGCTCTTTTGATCCGCAAGCTTTTGCATAGAGATCGCTTCTCTATTGAAGGCGCTCGCAATGCAATGAAAGAGTTGAAAGCTCACGTTCGCCGCGAGAAAGATATGACTCAAGTGTTTACGAAGCTTGAGAATATCAATGACCGCGTGGAGGATCTTGTTTTAGATATCCGCCGTGTTCGTCAGCTATTCCGCTAAATCTCAGTTTAAAAAATAGTGTTAAAAGAGGCTCGTCTGTTGACGGGCCTTTTTTTATTTTCGAGTTTTGAGTCTTGGCAAATGTTTATTGTGTAAGATCACAAGGACTCTGTATCCGTTCGAAAATTTGGCTTCTTTGGCGAGACAATGAGGAGATGAGAATCAAGTTGAATCAAGGTCAAGGAGGACATGATGATTCCAAACCCATCTCAAGACAGCGATACAGAAAAAGCGATAAAATCTAATTTCACCTGCTCGAGAGTTTGTTTAGAGACTCTTCAATACTGTTTGAATCAAAAGTCTATAAAGTTCTCAGGTCAGCATTTGGCTGTGATGCAGTTCTGCGCAGATGCCTGCCTTTTATCTGCACGGATGATGATGGCTAATCATAGCGTGCACCATCAAAGCTGCGAGTTGTCCTTTGAGTTATGTACGGCATGCGCAGATGAGTGTGAACGGCATCAAGATGATCCGGTAATTGCTCGATGTGCAGAGGAATGTCGTCGTTGTGCTGAGATTTGCAAAAGCATGGTGGGGATGTCAGTAGATATAAGAGGTCCTGAAGGAAAGCGCGAGAAGACGTCAACAAGACCTTAAAAGGACTTCAACCATGGCTGAACGTAACGAATGGTATGATCTCGGGCCGATTTCAAAACTTATCACAAAGCCAGTGCAGCAGATTGAAGTTAAAGATGTCAGGCTGGCTTTGATTTACAAGGATTCCGTTTTTAGTGCGATTTCCGGTGATTGCAACCATGTGGGGGGACCCCTTGGTCAAGGGATTCTCGAGGGCGATTACATCGTTTGCCCTTGGCATTACTATAAGTTTCACTGGCAAACTGGCGAAGGGGAGCCTGGATTTGAGGCAGACCGAGTCGCAACTTATCCTTTAAAAACTGAAGATGATCACCTATGGGTTTCTTTAGTGCCAAAGACTTCAAAAAATAAAGCGCCCCATGCTCCGGCTCGATTGGCGCGCAAGCCAGAAAGGGCAGTCGGGCCATTGCGAGTGGCGGGTATATCCACAACCGTGATGGACCTTAAGTATCCTCGAGTCTCAACATCGGAGATGCTCTTAGAGGATGCTCTCTTGCGCGCTCGAGAAAAGGGCTTCGATACTCACATGGTTAAACTTCGCGAACTTAAGTTTCGCCATTGTGAAGGTTTTTATTCCAAAGCAGCTCATGCTTGTATTTGGCCTTGTTCGATCACACAAATTGATAATACGGACGAATTAGAGTCCGTCTATGAAGACCTTGTGCATTGGGCAGATGTGATTATTGTTGCGACCCCCATTCGTTGGGGCTCTGCAAGTTCTTTGTATTTTAAATTGGTGGAGCGGCTCAACTGTATTCAGAATCAAATAACGACCCATAACAACCAACTCATCCAAAACAAAGTGGCGGGATTTATTATCACCGGTGGACAAGACAATGTGCAGGCAGTGGCCGGAAGCATGATGGGCTTTTTCTCAGAGCTGGGGTTCCATTTGCCCCCATTTCCTTATATAGCGCATTCCTTAGGGTGGAGCATGGAGAACATGGCCCATAATGTTCAGTACGTGCAGCGCAGTCGCGCGTTGAAGGAAGCGGCTGAAGAGTTAGTCGATCGTTGCTCTGAACTTTCACAATACCTTATTAGTTCCAATGTGCCAGGAACTTTGGTGCATCGTGCGGGGAGAAAGGCCTATAAGGCTGAGCGACACAAGGATATCGAAATTTAAGTTAAGTGCCTAAAGCTAAAGATTAAGTTTCGCCTTATGGGCACCTCATCTTGACTTAAAATTGGCCCCATGGTCTTAAAGGCTATGAAGACAAAGAGATTCACCAA carries:
- a CDS encoding hypothetical protein (COG2146 Ferredoxin subunits of nitrite reductase and ring-hydroxylating dioxygenases), whose amino-acid sequence is MAERNEWYDLGPISKLITKPVQQIEVKDVRLALIYKDSVFSAISGDCNHVGGPLGQGILEGDYIVCPWHYYKFHWQTGEGEPGFEADRVATYPLKTEDDHLWVSLVPKTSKNKAPHAPARLARKPERAVGPLRVAGISTTVMDLKYPRVSTSEMLLEDALLRAREKGFDTHMVKLRELKFRHCEGFYSKAAHACIWPCSITQIDNTDELESVYEDLVHWADVIIVATPIRWGSASSLYFKLVERLNCIQNQITTHNNQLIQNKVAGFIITGGQDNVQAVAGSMMGFFSELGFHLPPFPYIAHSLGWSMENMAHNVQYVQRSRALKEAAEELVDRCSELSQYLISSNVPGTLVHRAGRKAYKAERHKDIEI
- a CDS encoding transcriptional regulator (COG0789 Predicted transcriptional regulators), yielding MTTTTSMTMNNHPAGESEMELSLDEHLDFVEEVSTQEGAPVSASEPLSIPAMLCDDKLLEEINSIPDKMGFKIGDVADILGIKQYVLRYWETEFDILKPKKAANNQRMYTRKDVENALLIRKLLHRDRFSIEGARNAMKELKAHVRREKDMTQVFTKLENINDRVEDLVLDIRRVRQLFR
- a CDS encoding putative ferredoxin (COG1145 Ferredoxin) encodes the protein MIPNPSQDSDTEKAIKSNFTCSRVCLETLQYCLNQKSIKFSGQHLAVMQFCADACLLSARMMMANHSVHHQSCELSFELCTACADECERHQDDPVIARCAEECRRCAEICKSMVGMSVDIRGPEGKREKTSTRP